GACCATCCTATGAAGCCGGGATTGCACTTTTTTGTCCCTATTTTTCAAGATGTCATCATCATCGACACAAAAGTTCGCACGCTAAATTTCTCTAGCACAGAAGATATGGGCAATGTCGGCAAAAATCAAAGCATTTTGCGAAATGGAGCAATCAATGTAATGGACACTAGCGGTATGACAATCTCTATTGAACTAACCGTGCAATATCGACTAGATGAAGCCAAAGTGCCTTTCACTATCGCAAACTATGGGACTGCGTGGGAACAAAAACTTATAAACCCCGTTATCCGCGACATCGTGCGAAGTGCGGTGGGAAAATACCCCACAGAAGAGCTACCCACCAAGCGTGATGAAGTAGCAAGCCTTATTTACAATGGCTTCAAAAACAGCATAGATTCTGTGCCAAATCAACCTGTGAAGCTAGAATCTATCCAGCTGCGTGAAATCGTCCTGCCCGAAGAAGTCAAATCGCGAATCGAGGGTGTAGAGCTAGCAAAAAGAGATGCCCAAAAAGCAAAAGAGGAAGCAAACGCCCTGCGTGAGAGGGCAAAAGGTAAAGCCGACTCACTAGAAATCGAAGCAAAAGGGCAATCCCAAGCAAACCGCCTTGTAAATGATAGCCTTTCCCAACGGCTTTTAGAACTGCGACAAATCGAAATGCAAGGCAAGTTTAATGAAGCATTGAAAGAAAATAAAGATGCTCAAATCTTTTTGACACCCGGTGGAGCAGTCCCAAATATTTGGGTAGATAGCAAAAGTAAGCAGCAAAACGCAGTCATTAGCAAGTAAGACTACATTTTTGTGGCTACATTTTTGCTACCTGCGCAGTGGTGAGTTTTATAAGTTTTTTTGCAAAATCAGTTTTTGCAAAAAAACTGTGCCAAGAAAAGCACATTTCTAGCAAAAAGTGTAAAAACTTGGCAAAATCAATAAAGGCGAATCAAAGGCAAGCAAAGGAAAACAATGCCACAAAACACCAAAATCCAAAAGATTCTCTCGCTTTTTTCGTGGGATAGCTCGCCACTTATCCCCGCAATCGCTCAAGATAGCGACACCAAAGAAATCCTAATGCTTGCTTTTATGGATAAAGAAGCCCTAAATCTCACTCTGCAAAGTGGGCAAATGCACTACTTCTCTCGCTCCAAAAATCGCATTTGGCGCAAAGGCGAGCAAAGCGGGCATATACAAATCGTGCAAAAAGTCCTTATTGATTGCGACAATGACGCACTTGTTTTTATTATCAAGCAAAAAGGTGCTGCTTGCCACACAGGACAAAAAAGTTGCTTTTTTAGAGAGATAGATTTCATATCCACAAATCAAGCAAAACCACCAAAATCAAACCTAAGCTATGGCATAATTGATGACTTATACCACACACTTTTGGAGCGCAAAAGTGCCGACCCAAGCACTTCTTATACTGCCTCTCTCTATGCCAAAGGTGTCGACACAATCGCAAAGAAAATCATCGAAGAAGCTAGCGAAGTAGCCCTCGCCCTAAAAGACTTCCAATCAGCAAGTCCCAAAAAAGATTGCAAAAAAAACACCAAAGAAGCAAAAAAATCCAAAAAAGACTCTACCGATAAAAGCCTACAATCCCACCTTATCTATGAATGCGCTGATTTGCTCTACCACAGCCTTGTCGCTCTAGCAAAGCACAATATCCACCCCGAGCAAGTGAAATCCGAGCTAGCAAGGCGATTTGGAATCGGTGGCTTAGTAGAAAAAGCAAGTCGAAGTGCTAAATCTAGCGCAAAATCTAAAAAATCTAGCACGCAAAAAATAACAAAATCAAAAACACCCAAAGCAAAAAGTCAAGCAAAATCTCACAAAACAACCACGAAAAACAAACAAAAAAGCAAAATAAAGGATAAGTAATGTATCCTCCACTATCTTTCACGCCGCTAAAGGCTATGCTTCTAGCCTCGCTTGATAATATCACATTTGCCGAAATCGGCGTGTTTATGCTCTTTTTCCTAGTTTTTACTTTTTGCTTTTTTTTATCGCTTATTTTTTGGGGTTTTAGACGCATTCTTTTTGTGTTTTTTCTTATTGAAACGGGAATTTTGCTTGGCATTCCTTATGGGATTTCTGCCGTATCTCAAAAAATAATCTATCCCATAGAAGTGCGATATGACAAATTTCGCCCATTTGTGTATACTACGGGGTTTAACTACGACATAGAAATCACAAGCAAAGCAAAGCTACCACTAAAGAAATGTTTTCTTACGATTATCCCAAAGCGTGAGGGGGCAAATATCCTGCCAAAGCCTAAAAATCTCGCCTTACTAGATTCTAATCAAGCAGATTCTAGCCAAATAGATTCCACTCAAGCAGATTCTCTCCAAGCCGATTCTCAAACAGATTCTAGCCAAATTGATTCTAATGACAAAAAATCTAGCCAAGATAATGAACAATCTAATCAAACCAACGAACAATCTAGCCAAGCACAAAACCAAGATTTCGCTAATAAACAAAAAGAATCTAATGATTCTAGCGAGGCAAAATCTTCGCAAGAGCCACAAGAAAAACCAACGATAGAATCGCAAGAAGAATCAAACGCGGAGCAAAAGCAAGATGCAAAATCAAGTCCTACCAAACCCACAGAGCAAAACACACAAAAGCCACCCAAACAGCCCAAGCCACCCTCACAATACGCACTCAAAGCCTACAAAATACTTGACTACATAATCCCACTTGATGCGTTTGTGGAAGTGCTAGAGCTAGAATCCCCTCTAAAATACAACAAAAAAGTGCGCTGGCAAGGAATCATAAGGGACTATAAATACGATGAGAACTTCGGTGCACAAGTCAGTTGCCATTAGCCAAAAACTTTTATCGTGCGATTTTTTACACAGCATTTTGCAAAGCCCTTAAGAATGACAAAAAAAGTAATAAACAAAAAACAGAAAAAGTTAGAAAGTCAATCAAACTTTAAGCACGATTCTAAAAAAGCACTTACCATAAAGCAAAGAAGTCATATAAAAGAAAGAGACAAGATTCACAGATAGAAGTAAATTTTTGCAGAAGTAAAAAACTAAACCCACTCCACCAAACTCCCTCACGCTAAAGATAAGGCTTCAAAGCAAAAACAAAAGCCCTAGCCCCTCCTTAAAAAATCATCAAAAACAAAGCCTTCAAATCCCCCTCCAAAAATTACCTAAAAATAAAGCCCAAGCGTAACTGCGACTTGGTGTTGCCAGCCACCGCGCACACTACCGATGACTTTTGGATTTTGAGAGGATACATCTAGTCCCACACTTAGCGGTAACACAGGAATATCAAAATTGATTCCATAGTTTATCGCTGCAGTGTCCTCATAGCCGATTTTATCAAAGCGAGAGTAGCTCCCACCGATATAAGGGATAAATCTCCACACTCTATATCCTAGCAAGCCACCCACTTGCAGATTACCAAAGCCATTTGCTTTGTTTTTATCAAATACATAGTTATACTTCACCATTGGCGCGATTGTCAAGCTACCGCCTAGCCACACGCGAGCATATCCACCTAGCAAAAACGCATTATTTAGCGCACTACCGTCGTGGACATTAGCTCCCGCAGACACGCCTATATCGGGGTTGATTTTGAAGCTGCCTATACCTAGTGCGCTAGCACTATTTGTGAGCATACCCGCCAGCAATGTAGAGCAAGCGAGATATTTTCCAAATCGTTTTGCACTTTCGCTTATGCTTTGCTTTTTGCATATTGCCATTTCGTTTTGTGTAGATTGTTGTTTCATTTTGTCTCCTTTTGGGATAAATTTAGCCCGCACTATACCAAGCAAAATTTAATACAAAAATAACGACTTCAAAATCAATACATTGCTTGATTTACAAAGCTAAATCTTATCCACCACAACAGCAGTTTGCCATTTATATTTACAAAAACTACAAGCAAAACTTATAGCCTATCCCCCACACAGATTGCAAAAACTTTGGCTCTTTTGCATTGTCATTTAGCTTTATGCGGAGGTTGCGGATATGCGTGTCTACATTGCGCAGTGAGCTATCATCGTGTATGGTAGAAATCGTATTTGCGATAGATTCTCGGCTTATGGGGTGTAGGCGGTTTTCGATAAGAAGCGCAAGTATGTCAAACTCCGTATTTGTCAAATCAAGAAGCGCACCATCTAGATGAACTTCTCGCTTTTGAGTATCTATGCGTAAAGGACCAAAGGCACTTTCTTTTGGTTTTAGTCTACGAAGTAAAGCATTTATACGAGCGATAAGCTCCACAGGCTCATAGGGCTTTGATAGGTAGTCATCAGCCCCTTTGTCAAAGCCTTGTATTTTGTTGTAAATATCGCCACGAGCCGAAGAGATAATGATAGGGATTTTACTCTCTTGTCGCAACTTTTTGCACAGCTCCAAGCCGTCCATTTGTGGCAATCCCAAATCAAGTATCACTAGTTCTATGCCATTTCGAGATTCTTTGATGATTTCTAGCCCCTCTAGTGGAGAAGCAGTAGCTATCACTTCAAAATTTGCTTGCTCTAAATAAGTCTTAATAAGTCCTTGTATTTCTAAATCATCTTCGATAAGCAGGATTTTGCTCATTTGATTGCTCCTTGATAGTCAAAAATATTTCGCACTTGAGCCCGACCTCAAGCGACCTCGTAATTATAATAAATGTTCGTTAAAAATTCTATTTTTTAGATAAAAAATAGTGAATCTATCAAGCAAAATCTACTTCCTAGCTCAAATCTTGCCCTAAGTAAAAACCCTAAAACTCATACCTTACCCATATAAAGCTATGGCTTCTATCATCAGTGCGTTTGGGAGTGGATTTTGTTGTATCCTCACTGCTAGCACCAGCTACGCCATTTATGCTACCACTACCATTTGAGCCCACGCGATAGCCTGCTTTGGTAGCATCTCTTAGCCACTCTAGCTTCACGCCCACGCTAAGCCCACCGCCAAGCGCATAAGAGAAAGAGCCCGCGATAGAAGCCTCCTCACTTCTCCTAGAATCACTATACCGAGAAATAAGATTCCAGCTAAATCTATTATCAAAGTGCTTCCCGCCCACAAACACAAATGGCGTAATCGCATCTTTGCCAATCATATCGCTGATATTTCGCCCCAAGTCATACGCCGTAGTAGTCCACAAATCCAAGCTCAAAGGATTGCCAATAGTCCCTATGTAAGCGTTTGCATTGCCAAAGTTTTTATACAGTCCAAGCCCGAAGTTGTATTGATTTATATCAAATCGCTGCTTGATATATAGTGTCTGCGCTTCCTTGCCTACCAAGTCGCCATAGCGATAGTTTCCAACCACGCGCGATTCGTGAAGTGGATTCATAAAATGCACGGTGGTTTGGGAGCGAAATCCCTTGCCATCAAAATCTCTTTTGCTATCATATCTAGCCTCAATGATTGGGGCTATATAAGTGCCTTTTGAGAAATACACCGCTGGGATAATATCAAGTCCCAAAAAGCTATATGTCGCTTTGAATGCGTGGATTCCGTTGTGGATAAATTTACCACTGTTATCAACATATCCGCGTGGGGCATAAAAATCCACTAGCCACTGCCCATACGCAAACGCCCTGCCATAGGAGCTAAACCACCACAATTTGAGATTGCCTAGATTTAGCCCCACCTCAAAGCCCTGCGTATAGCCACTCATATATTCCGCACTTGACTCATATCGCCCGCCTTTTAGATAAAATCCACTTTTTGCACCTAGCTTTAGCTCATAATCCAAGTATGCGTTATTTACCACATAATAGTGTCGCTTTACGCTACTTTTTCCTTGTAAGTCAAATCCCTCCCACATTCCTATGTATTCATTCATCACGCTTCCTGTGCCACCGGGATATGGCTCACTACTAGAGTCATACACAAGCGCACCCGCAGTTACGCTAAGCCCTGCTTTTAGCGTTTGGATTTGGGATTTTAGCTCGCTTTTTAGCCCAAAGCTACCCACCATAGCACTAAAGCTATCGGTTGGGTATTTTCCTAGATTAGCATCTATGCTTTGGTTGTTAAACCCGATTTTGCTAAAGCTCTCCACCCAGCCTGTGTAGATAAGGCTAAATTTTTCTCCCTCCACGATAGAAGTGGGCTTTTTGACTGGCTTTGTATCCGTATCCTTACTAGAATCTTTACTAAAGCTAGGTTTTTGACTAGAATCACTAGAAGACAAATCTAGGCTAGAATCCGTGCCAAAATCTTTGCTAGAATCTAGGCTAGATTCTGCATTATCGCCCGTGTAAGAATTTGCTTCACTAGATTGTGGATTTGATTGTGCGCTAAATTGCAGGCTAGATTGAGAGTTTGATTGCGCATTTGAAAGTGGCTCTCCAAACGCAAAGCAAGCCAAAAAAAGACTTCCAAAAACTACACTATTTTTCGCGTTTTTACTTGCGCTTATTGGCTTTATTTTTTCTCTTGCTTTTTTGCTTGAGATTGTCTTATGCCCTTGCATTTTCTTAGCTCCTTTGGTTTTTCTTTTAAAAGTAGTGTGATATATTATTGTATTTTTTGTTAAGATTCACAAATTTTTGCGCTTTTAAGTTGATTTTGGCTACAATCCGCTAACAAAATCCACCCAAACACTTATCAAATCCACACCAAAAAGAGAATGTAGATGAAAACTCCTGCTAGCTCCGCCTTTGATTCCACTAGCGATTGTGCCACAAAACCCGCACAAAATCTCGCAAGCTACAAACAAGCAATAGCCGATTTTGAAGCGTTTTTGCAAGCGCAAAATCCTAGCAATATTTTTGACGCAAAAGAGTGCAAAAAGCACTCTAGCCTGCAAAACTACACTCCTCAAAATTCTAGCCACAAAGATTCTAGCTCAAAAAATTCCACTTCGCCAAATTCTACCTCGCAAGATTCCACCTCCCATTACTCCACCTCACAAGATTCTAGCCCTAGCTTTTTACCACCTGATTTTCACCCGCATTTTTTGCTAGCCTTTTGGGAAATGCTACTAAATGGTGGCAAGCGATTCCGTCCAAATCTCTTGCTAGCCGTAGTCGATGGGCTAAACCCTATACTAAATAAAAACGCCTTTTTGCCCGCACTCGCACTAGAGTGCCTGCATACTTATTCGCTTATCCACGATGATTTGCCAAGTATGGATAACGCACCTTTGCGCAGGGGACACCCCACGCTTCACACCTCTTATGATGAAACTACGGCGATTTTGGTAGGAGATGGGCTAAACACCTATGCGTTTTATCTGCTTAGCAAGTGTGTGCTACCACCTAGCGTGGCTATATCACTTGTGCGCGAACTAGCTGTGAGTGGCGGGCTAGAGGGAATGATAATCGGGCAAGCACTTGACTGCCACTATGAAAACCAAAAACTAAGCCTAGAAAAACTCCAAACAATCCATATCCACAAAACCGCAAAACTCATCGCCACAAGCCTAAAAATGGGCGCGATAATCGCCAATGCACCAAGCGAACTAATCGCCAAGCTAGAATCATTCGGGCTAGAGTTAGGGCTGTTTTTTCAAGTGAGAGATGACATCATAGATGCAGTGCAGGATAGCACCCAAGCGGGCAAAACCACACAAAATGATAGTGCCAAAAATAGCTATGTAAATCTGCTAGGCTTAAGTGGCGCAAGACAAAAGCTAAATGAGCTAAAAGATAAGCTAGAATCTAGCCTAGATTCTTTTCCCAAAGGCATACAAAAAAACCTTAGATTTTTGCTAGCAGAGTTTTTTAAAGAAATCAAATAAGCTATTTGCAAAATCACTTCATAAAATTTCTTACTTTTAAGGAGGCACAATGCCAAAAAACGCTTCAAAAAATACAACAAAAAATACTTCAGGCAAAACGCACACAAAAAATATTTTGCTTACCAATGATGATGGGTTTGACTCACTAGGACTTCTTGCGCTAAAACAAGCCCTAAGCCCACTAGGACGAGTAATAGTAGTCGCCCCTGCGCGTGAAAAATCCGCCTGCGGACACGGACTAACTATCACAAAGCCACTCACGCTACACGAAGTAGAATCTTCATTTTACAAGCTAGATGACGGTGCGCCATCAGATTGTGTATATCTCGCGCTAAACACACTCTATGACAATCCGCCAGATTTAGTCGTATCAGGCATAAATATCGGGTGTAATATGGGCGAAGATGTAACCTACTCGGGAACTGTCGCAGGTGCTATGGAAGCGTGTATTTTTGGGATTCCAAGTGTAGCAATTTCACAGCTTGTAGACAAAGAGGGCGATGATAGGGATTGTGATTTCTCACTTGCCAAAGTCGCTGCCTACCAAATTGCAAAGGAGATTTTGGAGGGAAATGAAGCCTTGTGCTTACCTAAGCGCAAACTACTAAATGTCAATATCCCAAAGACAAAGCAATCCAAAGGCTACAAAATCACCGAGCTAGGATACCGCCTCTATGGCAATGACACTCGCAAGGCAAAAAATCCACGCGGAAAGGAATATTTTTGGCTAGGCACACACCCTATCAAGTGGAAAAAACGCAGTGAAAATCTATGCGACTTTGAAGCAGTAATGAATGGATATGTCTCTATCACGCCTTTGAGCGTGGATATGACAAGCTATGAGGATATAGCCCTACTTCAAAAATGGGAGCAGTCAAAATAAAGTATCACAAAAAATCTAACTAAATTTTTCAAGTAAATTTTAAGTAAAATTTTTAGGCAAAAAGGCAAGATTTTCTAATCACAAAGCCAAAATCACAAAAAACTATAATATGATTTTGACTAGATAGCTTATGTGTCTTGCCTACTCCACGCGTGTGTCGATACTATCTAAGTCTTTAAAATCTATTGCCTGACTTGGCGTAGAAAAGTATGGGTCGCCCTTAAACCCACAGCCACCAAAAGCCAAAACCACACCCAAAAGCATACCCAAAAATGCGCTCGCACGCGCAATACCAAACAATCTACAAAGGCTAATTCTATGGAATCTATAAAAAACGCTAAACATATCATCTCCTCAATACTATCAAATCCAGCTTATGCCAAGCTAGGCAAAACTTTCCACACACAAAAAAGCCTAGAGCGACTAAAAGCCGCACTACCCCTTTCTATGCAGCAAAATCTAGTGCGCATAAGCTACCACCCCCACAAGATTTTATTTGCCTTTAGCCACCCCAGCTTTGCAAATGAATTTAATCGCTACAAAATCAAAGATATTATATCGTGTTTGAAGTGCTACAAAAATGAATTTAGTGAGATTTTGCCCATAGAAACACTGCAAGTGCGAGGATATGTCCCAAAGCAATATTTAGCCAAAGATACTCAAAGTGATTTTGACATATCAAGTGTATTAGCACAAGAGATTTGCTACAAAGAGCACTCAAAAGGAGAGTTTATAAACCACGCTAGTGATAGGGATTTGCACAAGTGCTTTGAGCAAATCCGCACCCTCATCATAAAGCTAAACAATAGCGATAAAAATGCGCAATAGATTTTTGATATTGTCATAACTTGCAAGTAAATTTCCTAAAACCCCTATCTCAAAATGAATGTGCTTTTTGCCACTTCACGCGTATATAGAACAAAAGCTCCCCCTCCCTCTGCGGAGGGGGGTTGGGGGTGGGTGTCTTTTGTATTGACAAAAGCGTGGAAAACTTATCATTGCGAGACTTGATGAAGTCAAGTCATAGTAATCCATAAACCCGCCGTTGCGAGAATCCGTGCGTTGCGTGGATTTACCCACCCCTAAATCCCCTCCGCAAGGGTGGGGACTTTTATTGTCATTGCGAGAGAATCCGCAAGGATTCTCGTGGTAATCTATTGTCTGCACTAATGGTGCTTCTTTTGGATTGCCGCGCTTGCTTTTCCCCTCACAATAACGATGTTTGCTCTTTTTGCCACGACCTCATTACCATAGCTTCATTGTCCATAAGGTTTAACTAAGATTTTAACTAAAGCAAAGTTTTATCAAAGTTTAGCTACAATTCCGCCTTTTGCTCGGTATGAC
This genomic stretch from Helicobacter macacae MIT 99-5501 harbors:
- a CDS encoding prohibitin family protein, giving the protein MPIDLNEHLKRKNANNGSSQNSENPQNRGNGSNNDRNNQDNDKNKSPFPPNFNPNFNLPPNLLSSRFVTYAIVGVIAVLLFVMARPFVVVNSGETGIKVTMGAYDYDHPMKPGLHFFVPIFQDVIIIDTKVRTLNFSSTEDMGNVGKNQSILRNGAINVMDTSGMTISIELTVQYRLDEAKVPFTIANYGTAWEQKLINPVIRDIVRSAVGKYPTEELPTKRDEVASLIYNGFKNSIDSVPNQPVKLESIQLREIVLPEEVKSRIEGVELAKRDAQKAKEEANALRERAKGKADSLEIEAKGQSQANRLVNDSLSQRLLELRQIEMQGKFNEALKENKDAQIFLTPGGAVPNIWVDSKSKQQNAVISK
- the hisIE gene encoding bifunctional phosphoribosyl-AMP cyclohydrolase/phosphoribosyl-ATP diphosphatase HisIE, yielding MPQNTKIQKILSLFSWDSSPLIPAIAQDSDTKEILMLAFMDKEALNLTLQSGQMHYFSRSKNRIWRKGEQSGHIQIVQKVLIDCDNDALVFIIKQKGAACHTGQKSCFFREIDFISTNQAKPPKSNLSYGIIDDLYHTLLERKSADPSTSYTASLYAKGVDTIAKKIIEEASEVALALKDFQSASPKKDCKKNTKEAKKSKKDSTDKSLQSHLIYECADLLYHSLVALAKHNIHPEQVKSELARRFGIGGLVEKASRSAKSSAKSKKSSTQKITKSKTPKAKSQAKSHKTTTKNKQKSKIKDK
- a CDS encoding DUF2393 family protein, coding for MYPPLSFTPLKAMLLASLDNITFAEIGVFMLFFLVFTFCFFLSLIFWGFRRILFVFFLIETGILLGIPYGISAVSQKIIYPIEVRYDKFRPFVYTTGFNYDIEITSKAKLPLKKCFLTIIPKREGANILPKPKNLALLDSNQADSSQIDSTQADSLQADSQTDSSQIDSNDKKSSQDNEQSNQTNEQSSQAQNQDFANKQKESNDSSEAKSSQEPQEKPTIESQEESNAEQKQDAKSSPTKPTEQNTQKPPKQPKPPSQYALKAYKILDYIIPLDAFVEVLELESPLKYNKKVRWQGIIRDYKYDENFGAQVSCH
- a CDS encoding response regulator transcription factor codes for the protein MSKILLIEDDLEIQGLIKTYLEQANFEVIATASPLEGLEIIKESRNGIELVILDLGLPQMDGLELCKKLRQESKIPIIISSARGDIYNKIQGFDKGADDYLSKPYEPVELIARINALLRRLKPKESAFGPLRIDTQKREVHLDGALLDLTNTEFDILALLIENRLHPISRESIANTISTIHDDSSLRNVDTHIRNLRIKLNDNAKEPKFLQSVWGIGYKFCL
- a CDS encoding outer membrane family protein produces the protein MQGHKTISSKKAREKIKPISASKNAKNSVVFGSLFLACFAFGEPLSNAQSNSQSSLQFSAQSNPQSSEANSYTGDNAESSLDSSKDFGTDSSLDLSSSDSSQKPSFSKDSSKDTDTKPVKKPTSIVEGEKFSLIYTGWVESFSKIGFNNQSIDANLGKYPTDSFSAMVGSFGLKSELKSQIQTLKAGLSVTAGALVYDSSSEPYPGGTGSVMNEYIGMWEGFDLQGKSSVKRHYYVVNNAYLDYELKLGAKSGFYLKGGRYESSAEYMSGYTQGFEVGLNLGNLKLWWFSSYGRAFAYGQWLVDFYAPRGYVDNSGKFIHNGIHAFKATYSFLGLDIIPAVYFSKGTYIAPIIEARYDSKRDFDGKGFRSQTTVHFMNPLHESRVVGNYRYGDLVGKEAQTLYIKQRFDINQYNFGLGLYKNFGNANAYIGTIGNPLSLDLWTTTAYDLGRNISDMIGKDAITPFVFVGGKHFDNRFSWNLISRYSDSRRSEEASIAGSFSYALGGGLSVGVKLEWLRDATKAGYRVGSNGSGSINGVAGASSEDTTKSTPKRTDDRSHSFIWVRYEF
- a CDS encoding polyprenyl synthetase family protein, with the translated sequence MKTPASSAFDSTSDCATKPAQNLASYKQAIADFEAFLQAQNPSNIFDAKECKKHSSLQNYTPQNSSHKDSSSKNSTSPNSTSQDSTSHYSTSQDSSPSFLPPDFHPHFLLAFWEMLLNGGKRFRPNLLLAVVDGLNPILNKNAFLPALALECLHTYSLIHDDLPSMDNAPLRRGHPTLHTSYDETTAILVGDGLNTYAFYLLSKCVLPPSVAISLVRELAVSGGLEGMIIGQALDCHYENQKLSLEKLQTIHIHKTAKLIATSLKMGAIIANAPSELIAKLESFGLELGLFFQVRDDIIDAVQDSTQAGKTTQNDSAKNSYVNLLGLSGARQKLNELKDKLESSLDSFPKGIQKNLRFLLAEFFKEIK
- the surE gene encoding 5'/3'-nucleotidase SurE, giving the protein MPKNASKNTTKNTSGKTHTKNILLTNDDGFDSLGLLALKQALSPLGRVIVVAPAREKSACGHGLTITKPLTLHEVESSFYKLDDGAPSDCVYLALNTLYDNPPDLVVSGINIGCNMGEDVTYSGTVAGAMEACIFGIPSVAISQLVDKEGDDRDCDFSLAKVAAYQIAKEILEGNEALCLPKRKLLNVNIPKTKQSKGYKITELGYRLYGNDTRKAKNPRGKEYFWLGTHPIKWKKRSENLCDFEAVMNGYVSITPLSVDMTSYEDIALLQKWEQSK
- a CDS encoding lipoprotein; its protein translation is MFSVFYRFHRISLCRLFGIARASAFLGMLLGVVLAFGGCGFKGDPYFSTPSQAIDFKDLDSIDTRVE